Proteins encoded together in one Deinococcus sp. Marseille-Q6407 window:
- a CDS encoding Rho termination factor N-terminal domain-containing protein: MPKAWSNKDERQYQHVKDSEEKRGRSEDRAEEIAARTVNKQRREEGRTPNQRTQGTGNPDRPLADLTRDELYNRAKEQNIAGRSRMSKDELIQALKK; this comes from the coding sequence ATGCCCAAAGCCTGGAGCAACAAGGACGAACGTCAGTACCAGCACGTCAAGGACAGCGAAGAGAAACGCGGCCGCTCCGAGGACCGGGCCGAGGAAATCGCGGCGCGGACCGTCAACAAGCAGCGCCGCGAGGAAGGCCGCACGCCCAACCAGCGCACCCAGGGCACCGGCAACCCAGACCGCCCGCTGGCCGACCTGACCCGCGACGAACTGTACAACCGCGCCAAGGAGCAGAACATCGCCGGCCGCAGCCGAATGTCCAAAGACGAACTGATTCAGGCGCTCAAAAAATAG
- a CDS encoding YwbE family protein has translation MPPLRSQIHPGLTVDIVQKQDQPTGKLTRGVVAQLLTRSPSHPHGIKVRLTSGQVGRVQAVVTPADSPQVGS, from the coding sequence ATGCCCCCGCTGCGTTCCCAGATTCACCCCGGCCTGACCGTCGACATCGTGCAGAAGCAGGATCAGCCCACCGGCAAGCTGACCCGCGGCGTGGTGGCGCAGTTGCTGACCCGCTCGCCCTCGCACCCGCACGGCATCAAGGTGCGCCTGACGAGCGGGCAGGTGGGCCGGGTACAGGCGGTGGTGACGCCCGCAGACAGTCCTCAGGTCGGCTCCTGA
- a CDS encoding S41 family peptidase: MQGRFSLWTSLLTAGLSALLAAGSAPALAQTAPVAVDNIPARPLGTAVPAAPPLSLPPLAVPETGNTPASPAQQTFDQVAGRLRDDYAGLSAVDRAALIQEYQGRLLAVCQSQALNCPAETAYPVIEAQLTALGDAHTFLQWPDEYQDFVSSAVGGERLQFGFKLAELDGERRLITEVVPGSAADRAGLRRGDVVQRLNGQPYRYDDLTAARVAGRPATLLLDLDRQGRRLSVTLTAARTAAADPPRLSWVGPEKAAHRTAVIRIPTFLSAGEVAARVHEEVGQARARGAGGIVVDLRGNAGGSLLECDLAASAFVPEFRRVAHSAGRETQTRVAGGSRWDDGVLAGRISRPQLWRGPLTVLVDEGSASCAEFFAYEIQRAGAGVVVGAPTSGVGNTATRVFPLTGGAGLQLTVLHYSKPGGQPYPLQVQPDLKVESGEAFLRALAQGRDLALEAGLQALRRQSLAHGTLRPAE, encoded by the coding sequence ATGCAAGGCCGCTTCTCCCTCTGGACCTCACTGCTGACGGCAGGGCTGAGTGCGCTGCTGGCTGCCGGCAGTGCGCCGGCCCTGGCGCAGACGGCACCCGTGGCGGTGGACAACATTCCAGCGCGGCCTCTGGGCACAGCGGTGCCGGCCGCGCCGCCCCTGAGCCTGCCCCCGTTGGCGGTGCCGGAAACCGGGAATACGCCCGCGTCTCCGGCTCAGCAGACGTTCGATCAGGTGGCCGGGCGGCTGCGTGATGACTATGCCGGGCTCTCGGCGGTGGACCGCGCCGCGCTGATTCAGGAGTATCAGGGGCGGCTGCTGGCCGTGTGCCAGAGCCAGGCGCTGAACTGCCCCGCCGAAACCGCCTATCCGGTGATCGAGGCGCAGCTGACCGCGCTGGGCGACGCCCACACCTTCTTGCAGTGGCCCGACGAGTACCAGGATTTCGTGAGCAGCGCCGTGGGCGGCGAGCGATTGCAATTCGGCTTCAAGCTGGCCGAGCTGGATGGTGAGCGCCGGCTGATCACCGAGGTGGTGCCCGGCAGCGCGGCCGACCGGGCCGGCCTGCGGCGCGGTGACGTGGTGCAGCGGCTGAACGGCCAACCCTACCGCTACGATGACCTGACTGCGGCCCGCGTGGCTGGCCGGCCGGCCACACTGCTGCTGGACCTGGACCGCCAGGGCCGTCGCCTCAGCGTCACGCTGACAGCTGCCCGCACCGCTGCCGCCGACCCACCGCGCCTGAGCTGGGTGGGGCCGGAAAAGGCTGCCCACCGCACCGCCGTGATCCGGATTCCCACCTTTCTCTCGGCCGGCGAGGTGGCCGCCCGGGTCCACGAGGAAGTGGGCCAGGCCAGGGCCAGGGGCGCGGGCGGTATCGTGGTGGACCTGCGCGGCAATGCGGGCGGCAGCCTGCTGGAGTGCGACCTGGCCGCCAGCGCTTTTGTGCCGGAATTTCGCCGTGTGGCCCACAGCGCCGGGCGCGAAACCCAGACCCGGGTGGCGGGCGGCAGTCGCTGGGACGACGGCGTGCTGGCCGGCCGGATCAGCCGCCCGCAGCTGTGGCGCGGTCCCCTGACCGTGCTGGTGGATGAAGGCAGCGCCTCCTGCGCCGAGTTCTTCGCCTACGAGATTCAGCGGGCTGGGGCCGGCGTGGTGGTCGGGGCCCCGACGTCTGGGGTGGGTAATACTGCCACCCGCGTCTTTCCCCTGACCGGGGGCGCCGGGTTGCAGCTGACCGTGCTGCACTACTCCAAGCCGGGCGGGCAGCCTTACCCCTTGCAGGTGCAGCCGGACCTGAAGGTAGAAAGCGGCGAAGCGTTCCTGCGGGCGCTGGCACAGGGCCGCGACCTGGCTCTGGAAGCTGGCCTCCAGGCGCTGCGCCGCCAGAGCCTTGCCCATGGCACCCTGCGCCCGGCTGAGTAA
- a CDS encoding MFS transporter, which produces MSAAPDSGTLASDAPVPFSLRLVSPAQWGLLTVTFLMWAGFFLIIPLVTVHFVGNLGWAASAVGTVLGVRQLAQQGLTVFGGAWADRVGPRQLILWGCVLRAVGFAGMAFSETFVALLLSGLVAGAGGALFDAPKSAALTALTRPEHRTQLFSLLSISGNLGMVLGPLMGAAMIGLGFTASALISASAYLVCWLILQLTLPAVQPAQEGGGGFSGLRRAVQDRRFVNLTLALIGYFLLSSQLNVAVTLKAVDLAGTGATGPLYALNAGLAVALQYPLLRWAETRFRARTILTAAVTLVAVSLGLMGFAHSFPLLLGCTALYSLGTMLVFPTQQTLVSRLAPPELLGSYFGFSAISLGVGGALGNVLGGSLVDFGAALGQPQLPWLLLMATGFLTVFALRWALKEVPRADPQR; this is translated from the coding sequence ATGTCTGCTGCCCCCGACTCTGGTACCCTCGCCTCTGACGCCCCCGTTCCTTTTTCCCTGCGCCTGGTCAGCCCGGCGCAGTGGGGCCTGCTGACCGTCACTTTCCTGATGTGGGCCGGGTTCTTCCTGATTATTCCGTTGGTAACGGTGCATTTTGTGGGCAACCTGGGCTGGGCGGCCAGCGCAGTGGGCACGGTGCTGGGGGTGCGGCAACTGGCACAGCAGGGCCTGACCGTGTTCGGCGGGGCCTGGGCCGACCGGGTGGGCCCCCGGCAACTGATTCTGTGGGGCTGCGTGCTGCGTGCGGTGGGCTTTGCCGGCATGGCTTTTTCGGAGACTTTCGTGGCCCTGCTGCTTTCGGGGCTGGTAGCCGGGGCCGGTGGTGCCTTATTCGACGCGCCCAAAAGTGCCGCGCTGACCGCCCTGACCCGGCCGGAACACCGCACCCAGCTGTTCAGCCTGCTGAGCATCTCCGGCAACCTGGGCATGGTGCTGGGGCCGCTGATGGGTGCCGCCATGATCGGGCTGGGCTTTACTGCGTCCGCCCTGATCAGCGCCAGCGCATATCTGGTGTGCTGGCTGATCTTGCAGCTGACTCTGCCCGCAGTGCAGCCGGCCCAGGAGGGTGGCGGCGGGTTCAGCGGCCTGCGCCGCGCCGTGCAGGACCGGCGCTTCGTGAACCTCACGCTGGCCCTCATCGGTTACTTTCTGCTGAGCAGCCAGCTGAATGTGGCCGTGACCCTCAAGGCGGTGGACCTGGCCGGCACCGGCGCCACCGGCCCGCTTTATGCGCTGAATGCTGGGCTGGCCGTGGCGCTGCAGTACCCGCTGCTGCGCTGGGCCGAAACCCGCTTCCGCGCCCGCACCATCCTGACCGCCGCCGTGACGCTGGTGGCCGTGTCATTGGGGCTGATGGGCTTCGCTCATTCCTTCCCACTCTTGCTGGGCTGCACCGCGCTGTACTCACTGGGCACCATGCTGGTGTTCCCCACCCAGCAGACGCTGGTGTCGCGGCTGGCCCCGCCGGAACTGCTGGGCAGCTATTTCGGGTTCAGCGCCATCAGCCTGGGGGTGGGCGGCGCGCTGGGCAACGTGCTGGGCGGCAGCCTGGTGGATTTCGGCGCGGCGCTGGGCCAGCCACAGCTGCCCTGGCTGCTGCTGATGGCCACCGGCTTTCTGACCGTGTTCGCACTGCGCTGGGCACTGAAGGAAGTGCCCCGCGCCGACCCACAGCGCTGA
- a CDS encoding S1C family serine protease, giving the protein MSPLPWFRLPALLLLALLAYVLPAPGSGLSGLGGLSAQGQTGSGPAVSLPQRQPGGASPGARPPAGGSQAATTPAPLPTLPAETLRLFERSRPAVVRLGSLDPGAMTMGLGTGFFISPTGQLLTAYHVVSEGRLFQVQTLAGQRYPARLVGFDAAADVALLQVEAKGPFPYLGLSPRPPQVGEPVLAIGNSGGDFLQPREGRLLRLEAASGRPDFPQGTLEMDARLAPGDSGGPIINGLGQVIGVVSYIRVDEAGATETSYAVPTVEGNALITALRGGQQKDRGVVGLVFDIYHDGLTETPGGVVSRVAHGSPAEKAGLRGAARDPKTEQLVSFGDIIISVQGVRTRNANEVVRELQRYGVGETVTVRYLRGGKEYTAQLKMVPKRSMSDL; this is encoded by the coding sequence GTGAGTCCGCTGCCCTGGTTCCGCCTTCCGGCCCTGCTGCTGCTGGCGCTGCTGGCCTATGTGTTGCCGGCGCCCGGCAGTGGGCTGAGTGGGCTGGGCGGACTGAGTGCCCAGGGCCAGACCGGCAGTGGACCGGCCGTCAGCTTGCCCCAGCGCCAGCCGGGAGGCGCGTCACCGGGTGCCAGGCCACCTGCCGGCGGCAGTCAGGCGGCCACTACACCGGCCCCGCTGCCCACCCTCCCGGCCGAAACCCTGCGGCTGTTCGAGCGGTCGCGTCCGGCGGTGGTGCGCCTGGGCAGCCTGGACCCCGGCGCCATGACCATGGGCCTGGGCACCGGCTTTTTCATCTCGCCTACCGGTCAGCTGCTGACCGCCTATCACGTGGTCAGCGAGGGCCGGCTGTTTCAGGTGCAGACCCTGGCGGGGCAGCGCTACCCGGCGCGGCTGGTGGGCTTCGATGCGGCTGCCGACGTGGCGTTGCTGCAGGTCGAGGCCAAAGGCCCTTTTCCTTACCTGGGCCTCTCGCCGCGCCCGCCACAGGTGGGCGAGCCGGTGCTGGCGATCGGCAACAGCGGTGGGGATTTCCTGCAACCGCGTGAAGGCCGGCTGCTGCGGCTGGAAGCGGCGTCGGGCCGGCCCGATTTTCCGCAGGGCACCCTGGAAATGGACGCCCGCCTGGCGCCCGGCGACAGCGGCGGGCCCATCATCAACGGACTGGGGCAGGTGATCGGGGTGGTCAGTTATATCCGCGTAGATGAGGCTGGCGCCACTGAAACGTCCTACGCGGTGCCCACCGTGGAAGGCAACGCCCTGATCACGGCCCTGAGGGGCGGGCAGCAAAAAGACCGCGGCGTGGTGGGGCTGGTGTTCGACATCTACCACGACGGCCTGACCGAAACGCCCGGCGGGGTGGTTTCGCGGGTGGCCCATGGCAGCCCCGCCGAGAAGGCCGGGTTGCGGGGTGCTGCCCGCGACCCCAAAACCGAGCAGTTGGTGAGCTTCGGGGACATCATCATCAGTGTGCAGGGCGTCCGCACCCGCAACGCCAACGAGGTGGTGCGCGAGTTGCAGCGTTACGGGGTGGGGGAGACGGTGACGGTGCGCTACCTGCGCGGCGGCAAGGAATACACGGCGCAGCTCAAGATGGTGCCCAAGCGGTCCATGTCCGACCTGTAG
- the rlmB gene encoding 23S rRNA (guanosine(2251)-2'-O)-methyltransferase RlmB, with protein sequence MLIYGRNPVTEALREGRVEEVLLAHGVEEAFARQLRALAEQAGVRVRQAPRIELDQLAGTTAHQGVLAEAEELRWSDPQAVWDLAESRGDAPLLVLLDGITDPRNFGAIVRSAEVLGAHGVVVEERRSAPLSAVVAKTAAGATAYLPLVQVKNLPRFIEDIKAQGVWVYGAAGEAAQPVEQLDLSGPVALVIGSEGDGLRRLVRERCDGLVSIPVRGQVQSLNASVAAGILIYEAARRR encoded by the coding sequence ATGCTGATTTACGGACGCAACCCGGTCACCGAAGCCCTCAGGGAAGGGCGCGTGGAGGAAGTACTGCTGGCACACGGAGTCGAAGAAGCTTTTGCCCGGCAGCTGCGCGCTCTGGCCGAGCAGGCCGGCGTGCGGGTGCGTCAGGCGCCCCGGATTGAGCTGGATCAGCTGGCCGGCACCACCGCGCACCAGGGCGTGCTGGCCGAGGCGGAAGAACTGCGCTGGTCGGACCCCCAGGCCGTCTGGGATCTGGCCGAGTCACGCGGCGACGCCCCGCTGCTGGTGCTGCTGGACGGCATCACCGATCCCCGCAATTTCGGGGCCATCGTGCGCTCGGCCGAGGTGCTGGGCGCCCACGGCGTGGTGGTGGAAGAACGCCGCAGCGCGCCGCTGAGCGCGGTGGTCGCCAAAACCGCCGCCGGCGCCACTGCCTACCTGCCGCTGGTACAGGTCAAGAACCTGCCGCGCTTTATCGAGGACATCAAGGCCCAGGGCGTCTGGGTGTACGGCGCAGCCGGCGAGGCGGCGCAGCCGGTCGAACAGCTGGACCTCAGCGGCCCGGTGGCACTGGTGATCGGCTCGGAAGGTGACGGACTGCGGCGGCTGGTACGCGAGCGCTGTGACGGCCTGGTCAGCATTCCGGTGCGCGGTCAGGTGCAGAGCCTCAACGCCAGCGTGGCAGCCGGCATCCTGATTTACGAGGCCGCCCGCCGCCGCTGA
- a CDS encoding EAL domain-containing protein: MTFSASKLQSGPLWPQVVQDLLGLYAPQASFLGLLDGRYLRISTQSIEPQAQQALEPPGEWLDQGVLDWVSAEGHLLGLLWSPEGIGPEVGELFNRLLAAQGSGAAAADFSLLLTQLPQPTVWLDMELKVLEVSHSFLELFALERGATVGQNVRQLNLPLDLRPLETATQGRQPEWPDQEAEDPRQPGRTIWLRPGVRPFFTGQQSGVLWTVENVTEERQKGEWLRTLLGGLGVPAAVIDLSGEIRQANQALSELSGLDSLGSEKLQDLPLFSEAGKHTVQGLIALAAEGGAALAHPERRRGQPITLELRRSPTRPDLLVAQLSEGRATGAVKTGTAGEDQALLQEVLNQQHTATLLVDRSGALRLINDQAAQLTGTDAARLLGKNLRRQLELLGINLLTPEGEPFRFNPWNEALPHSAELVVESPAQGRRPVALTVGPAGGAGGTEGHGSAADLLLVTLRDLSDLKRAQAQATYGAYHDQLTGLYNRAGLRRFLAEPGTAAQSGVAVVVELDEYAAMTTATEPTAINHLLMQLAASFRGLAATHQGEAARLGDGTFALWLPEMSLKRAQLATEQVTQGTFRVGQAVTALTFATGLAEAGGGQTPDAALGNAEIAAQYARRRGRGQVTPYHDELRTQLAETFRLEQSLRDSVSSGQLKLHYQPTLNLRSGQLSGAEALLRWERISARLSPHELLDLAARLRLLQPLSDWVMREALQQQRSWNELWPDFRVGINVSLEELRQPAALGALWPLLEQLEEQGSPLPNIEISAASMVDFHAQDDVILQQLHEAGAALWLDHFGEGTMSLTSLTEFPLTGLKLHPHMITGLESGGRGPDLVAATLDLARRLDLQVTAVGVETAGQLKTLRELGCDQAQGYAISPPLRASALGDWLRDHPAGTPGVPAPEVPALSAAEGRSGD; encoded by the coding sequence ATGACATTTTCCGCTTCCAAGCTTCAGTCCGGTCCGCTGTGGCCCCAGGTCGTTCAGGACCTGCTGGGCCTGTATGCGCCCCAAGCCTCCTTTCTGGGCCTGCTGGACGGCCGCTACCTGCGAATCAGCACCCAGAGCATCGAGCCGCAGGCCCAGCAGGCGCTGGAGCCTCCCGGCGAGTGGCTGGATCAGGGCGTGCTGGACTGGGTCAGCGCGGAAGGCCACCTGCTGGGCCTGCTGTGGTCCCCTGAGGGCATCGGGCCCGAGGTCGGCGAGCTGTTCAACCGGCTGCTGGCCGCCCAGGGCAGCGGGGCAGCCGCCGCAGATTTCAGCCTGCTGCTGACCCAGCTGCCCCAGCCGACCGTCTGGCTGGATATGGAACTGAAGGTGCTGGAAGTCAGCCACAGTTTTCTGGAACTGTTCGCGCTGGAACGCGGCGCCACCGTAGGCCAGAACGTCCGGCAGCTGAACCTGCCGCTGGACCTGCGGCCGCTGGAGACGGCGACGCAGGGTCGCCAGCCCGAGTGGCCTGATCAGGAAGCCGAGGACCCACGGCAGCCGGGCCGCACCATCTGGCTGCGTCCCGGCGTGCGGCCCTTTTTTACCGGGCAGCAGTCGGGTGTGCTATGGACGGTGGAAAATGTGACCGAGGAACGCCAGAAAGGCGAGTGGCTGCGCACCCTGCTGGGGGGGCTGGGCGTGCCGGCCGCCGTGATTGACCTGAGTGGTGAAATCCGCCAGGCCAATCAGGCCCTGAGCGAACTGAGCGGCCTGGACAGCCTGGGCAGCGAGAAATTGCAGGACCTGCCTCTGTTCAGCGAGGCCGGCAAACACACCGTGCAGGGCCTGATTGCCCTGGCCGCCGAGGGGGGCGCGGCGCTTGCCCACCCCGAGCGGCGCCGGGGCCAGCCGATTACCCTGGAACTGCGGCGCTCGCCCACCCGCCCCGACCTGCTGGTGGCCCAGCTGAGCGAAGGCCGCGCTACCGGCGCCGTCAAGACCGGCACAGCCGGCGAGGACCAGGCCCTGCTCCAGGAGGTGCTGAACCAGCAGCACACCGCCACGCTGCTGGTGGACCGCAGCGGCGCCCTGCGTCTGATCAATGATCAGGCGGCGCAGCTGACCGGCACCGACGCGGCCCGGCTGCTGGGCAAGAACCTGCGCCGGCAGCTGGAACTGCTGGGCATCAACCTGCTGACCCCCGAGGGCGAGCCGTTCCGCTTCAACCCCTGGAACGAGGCCTTGCCACACAGCGCCGAACTGGTCGTGGAGTCGCCGGCCCAGGGCCGCCGGCCGGTGGCGCTGACGGTGGGACCGGCGGGCGGCGCCGGTGGAACAGAAGGCCACGGCAGCGCCGCCGACCTGCTGCTGGTCACCCTGCGCGACCTGAGCGACCTGAAGCGGGCGCAGGCGCAGGCCACCTACGGCGCTTACCATGACCAGCTGACCGGGCTGTACAACCGGGCCGGGCTGCGGCGCTTTCTGGCCGAGCCGGGCACCGCCGCCCAGAGTGGCGTGGCTGTAGTGGTGGAACTGGACGAATACGCCGCCATGACCACCGCCACCGAACCCACCGCCATCAACCACCTGCTGATGCAGCTGGCGGCCAGTTTCCGTGGGCTGGCGGCCACCCATCAGGGCGAAGCGGCGCGGCTGGGCGACGGCACCTTTGCGCTGTGGTTGCCGGAGATGTCGCTGAAACGTGCCCAGCTGGCCACCGAGCAGGTAACGCAGGGCACCTTCCGGGTTGGTCAGGCCGTCACGGCGCTGACTTTCGCCACCGGTCTGGCCGAGGCAGGCGGGGGCCAAACGCCCGACGCAGCGCTGGGCAACGCCGAGATTGCCGCGCAGTATGCTCGCCGCCGTGGCCGCGGCCAGGTGACGCCCTACCACGACGAACTGCGTACCCAGCTGGCCGAAACTTTCCGGCTGGAACAGTCGCTGCGCGACTCGGTGAGCAGCGGCCAGTTGAAGCTGCACTATCAGCCCACCCTGAATCTGCGCAGCGGCCAACTGTCGGGCGCCGAGGCGCTGCTGCGCTGGGAAAGAATCAGCGCCCGGCTCTCGCCGCACGAACTGCTGGACCTGGCCGCCCGGCTGCGGCTGCTGCAACCGCTGAGCGACTGGGTGATGCGCGAAGCCTTGCAGCAGCAGCGCTCCTGGAACGAACTGTGGCCCGACTTCCGGGTGGGCATCAACGTCAGCCTGGAAGAACTGCGGCAGCCGGCAGCGCTGGGTGCCCTCTGGCCACTGCTCGAACAGCTGGAAGAGCAGGGCAGTCCTTTGCCCAACATAGAAATCAGCGCCGCCAGCATGGTGGATTTCCATGCGCAGGACGATGTGATCCTGCAGCAACTGCACGAAGCAGGGGCCGCGCTGTGGCTGGACCATTTCGGCGAAGGCACCATGAGCCTGACCTCGCTGACCGAGTTCCCACTGACCGGCCTCAAACTGCACCCTCATATGATTACCGGGCTGGAAAGCGGCGGGCGCGGCCCCGATCTGGTGGCCGCCACGCTGGACCTAGCCCGGCGGCTGGACCTGCAGGTCACGGCCGTGGGGGTAGAAACAGCCGGGCAGCTGAAAACCCTGCGGGAGCTGGGCTGTGATCAGGCGCAGGGCTACGCCATCTCGCCGCCGCTGCGGGCTTCCGCACTGGGCGACTGGCTGCGGGACCATCCTGCCGGCACGCCCGGGGTCCCTGCGCCGGAGGTGCCCGCACTGAGCGCAGCAGAAGGCCGCAGCGGCGACTGA
- the zapE gene encoding cell division protein ZapE, with amino-acid sequence MTGPVAAGAGGGINLLSRQPSLDRSRLLETLVPSARFAETRFENYRPNPAFPSQEAARQSLQRFLEPQPARKTGIWPFQRVVAPEGRGLYLDGGFGVGKTHLLASTYYAAKERNPGSRVALMSFQDLMYLIGALKMPQAIEAFRDYDLLLIDEFELDDPGNTHMANTLLEALMPAGVNVVATSNTAPGALGEGRFSTRDFQRQIEAIAGHFQSQRVDGPDYRQRGTTPQQPLNEAEFQRWLAQQNSQTLSVVAASDLDRHLLSVHPSQFPALLSGVEAVAVTGLHPLPDQNQALRLVHFIDKVYDMGLHAAFTGAPLETLFDESYRSGAFAKKYSRCLSRLSEMLSEARQG; translated from the coding sequence ATGACCGGCCCGGTTGCTGCGGGCGCAGGCGGTGGCATCAACCTGCTGAGCCGCCAGCCTTCACTGGACCGCAGCCGGCTGCTGGAGACGCTGGTGCCCAGCGCCCGCTTTGCGGAAACCCGCTTTGAAAACTACCGGCCCAATCCGGCTTTCCCGTCACAGGAGGCGGCCCGGCAGAGCCTGCAGCGATTCCTGGAGCCGCAGCCGGCCAGGAAGACCGGCATCTGGCCTTTTCAGCGCGTGGTGGCGCCGGAAGGCCGCGGCCTTTATCTAGACGGCGGCTTCGGGGTGGGCAAGACCCACCTGCTGGCCAGCACCTATTACGCCGCCAAGGAACGTAACCCCGGCAGCCGGGTGGCCTTGATGAGCTTTCAGGACCTGATGTACCTGATCGGGGCGCTGAAAATGCCCCAGGCGATCGAGGCGTTCCGTGACTACGACCTGCTGCTGATCGACGAGTTCGAGCTGGACGATCCCGGCAACACCCACATGGCCAACACCCTGCTCGAAGCGCTGATGCCGGCTGGCGTGAATGTGGTCGCCACCTCCAACACGGCTCCCGGCGCGCTGGGCGAGGGCCGCTTTTCCACCCGTGACTTCCAGCGGCAGATCGAGGCAATTGCAGGGCATTTTCAGTCACAGCGGGTGGACGGCCCCGACTACCGCCAGCGCGGCACCACGCCGCAGCAACCGCTGAACGAGGCCGAGTTCCAGCGCTGGCTGGCCCAGCAAAACTCGCAGACCCTCAGTGTGGTGGCGGCAAGCGACCTGGACCGGCACCTGCTGTCGGTGCATCCCAGCCAGTTTCCAGCGCTGCTCTCAGGCGTGGAGGCGGTGGCGGTGACAGGCCTGCACCCGCTGCCCGACCAGAACCAAGCGCTGCGGCTGGTGCACTTTATTGACAAGGTGTACGACATGGGACTGCACGCCGCTTTTACCGGCGCCCCCTTAGAAACCCTGTTTGACGAGAGCTACCGCTCGGGCGCCTTTGCCAAGAAGTACAGCCGCTGCCTCTCGCGGCTTTCTGAAATGCTCAGTGAGGCGCGGCAGGGCTAA
- a CDS encoding S4 domain-containing protein: MTMTNKELQGLVAKARGGRVVRTGFVDGGSLDRRLLDDPEIGYRLSGGFPDARQMVLTLYPAHIPEVDSGVQVIGLTQQGGIPWDEQDLRVQLGRLDLEEGSLGDIREVRGSFQVAADAKAAAALLALTSLGGQDVSVEEIGETSGKGSRVREVVVPSMRADVVGAKGFGVSRAYFQQGIDGGKVRLNGQPVRAGSEVHEGDSLSAEGLGRIDFRRVLNETRRGNYKVELEVHR, encoded by the coding sequence ATGACCATGACGAACAAGGAGTTGCAGGGCCTGGTCGCCAAGGCCCGGGGTGGCCGGGTGGTGCGGACCGGTTTCGTGGACGGCGGTAGCTTGGACCGCCGCCTGCTGGATGACCCGGAGATCGGCTACCGTCTCTCAGGCGGCTTTCCCGACGCCCGGCAGATGGTGCTGACCCTTTATCCGGCCCATATCCCGGAAGTGGACAGCGGCGTGCAGGTCATTGGGCTGACCCAGCAGGGCGGCATTCCCTGGGACGAGCAGGACCTGCGGGTGCAGCTGGGCCGCCTGGACCTGGAAGAAGGCTCGTTGGGCGACATCCGCGAGGTGCGCGGCAGCTTTCAGGTGGCTGCCGATGCCAAAGCAGCCGCTGCCCTGCTGGCACTGACCTCGCTGGGCGGGCAGGACGTGAGCGTGGAAGAAATTGGAGAAACTTCCGGCAAGGGCAGCCGGGTGCGCGAAGTGGTGGTGCCGTCTATGCGCGCCGACGTGGTGGGCGCCAAAGGCTTCGGGGTCAGCCGGGCCTATTTTCAGCAGGGCATTGACGGCGGCAAGGTGCGGCTGAACGGCCAGCCGGTGCGGGCCGGCAGCGAGGTGCACGAGGGCGACAGCCTCAGTGCCGAGGGCCTGGGCCGCATCGATTTCCGGCGGGTACTGAACGAAACCCGGCGCGGCAACTACAAGGTGGAACTGGAAGTGCACCGCTGA